Sequence from the Melanotaenia boesemani isolate fMelBoe1 chromosome 21, fMelBoe1.pri, whole genome shotgun sequence genome:
AGAAATCCTACTCAAAATATTAGATATGTTtgaaagttttatatttaacagTTTAGTAGCTTTTAcaaatttttactgtaaaataaatgaaagctaTAGCCATTAGGtaaatgctgcttttattttttgttttttatgtcagCATGTTGTACATGTTTGCAGCAAACATGTCCCCACATTGGCATTTCAGTTAAAGGACAGGGCTTTGCTCTTCTAGTGAGCTGTAAATAATCCCAATCTGTGTGAAAGGGGTAAGGGTAaagatattttatgtttatgaaaatattacagtttttcCCTCTAAAAATTGCATTCCAATTTGTTGCACTATGTGGGCATTGTCGTATGTGCttgtatgtgtttatttatttatttatttttctacagcTTGTATATTGAGTAGCTaagctacttttttttctgctttcagagCCTGGATCTACTGAGCTTTCTGGGCTCTTTGTCGAGAAGCCGCCAAGCAATGTAGTTGCTGTTGCAGGTCAGAGACACTCATGATTGAATGAGAAATTGTTAAGACAGAAAGGAAACTAACCATGAAATAGGACCtcccaaattttttttttttgtgaatggcAGGAATGGACGTGACTTTCACAGCAAAGGTGGACTCAAGCACCCTGACAAGAAAGCCCACCATGAAGTGGTTGAAGGGCAAGTGGCTGGACCTTGGCAGCAAGGCTGGAAAACATATGCAGTTCAAAGAAACTTATGACAGAAATACCAAGGTGCATAGTTGTGCGATCTGATCCTCCGCCTTCGAAAATAACTAAGCAACTAATTGAATATCATTTCCTGGTCAAGATCTATACGTATGAAATGAAGATCATCAAAGTGGTCCCTGGAGATGCTGGAGGCTACAGGTGTGAGGTGACAGCCAAAGACAAGTGTGACAGCTCCATTTTTGAGATCTCAGTGGAGGGTGAGTGAAAATTGGCCCTGGTTTGCTGATGCTGCAACAGATTCTGTATGTGCTGATGTTTTAATCTGATCCAGCAATAATGTGCATTGCTTGCAACTTCTCTTGTTTCAGCTGCACACCAGGAGGAGCAAGCAGATATTTTGTCTGCCTTTAAGAGAGCGTAAGTGCTTTGGGGTTTGTAATTCAGCCTGTGTTTGTAGTCCATGTGTAAGAATACATGAAAgggaaaagacattttaaaactatttagaACATCTCCAGTGTATGAGTCTGCCTGTCTGAGAGTCAGTCCATTTTTATATTGCAGTATAGCTCGTTGAATATTGTGCCACTTCAGAACAACTGCATGTCTGATCTTGTGTTTGATATTTATATGTGTTTCCATAAACACAGGGATGCtggagaagatgaaggagatCTGGACTTTAGTGCCCTGCTGAAAGCCACTAAAAAGTTAATGGACTGACTTTAATTGCAATATTATCaagcacatgttttttttcctctttgttttcttttttaaatccctttttattttgtttcttttttatgttactgACACATTTCCTTTTTACCTTGGTTGGTAGGAAGAAGAAACCTCAAAAAGAAGAACCAGAGATTGATGTGTGGGAATTACTTAAAAGTGCCCACCCAAGCGAATATGAAAAAATCGCCTTTACGTATGGCATCACTGACCTGAGGGGCATGCTGAAACGTctaaaaaagatgaaagaagtGCCAAAGCATAGTGAGGGTAAGTCAGGTCAGCAAGGGGTGAAGGggggagaagaagaggaagggtATTAGAAGTATGAAGGACAGGAATTGGGCAGCTCCGAATTAGAAGAAAATGGGGGAGAGAAATAAGAGccgtcagaaaaaaacaacatttttgagGATTGAGAAAGTAATGCTCTTTCTGTCTGCAACCCCAGCTTTCCTGAAGAGGCTTGAATCTTGCTACTCAGTGGAAAAGGGGAAGAAAATCGTCATGTCCTGTGAGGTGCTTGATCCCAACGCCCAGGTCAAATGGCTGAAGAATGGCCAGGAGATCAAACCTTCAGCCAAGTACATGTTTAAaagcataaatacacacatgccAAGTGTTGTCAGTTCACATTTATGCTTtcctttaattcatttaaatttaagagCAGTGCAAAAGACTAGCTGCGTCATTTAACCAAAACATTTAGTCTTAGATGGACATAATGGGcaatgctttaaaaatgtcaagCTAAAATTATCTGAGCCACAAAGTCATACTTGAGACAATTCTgccatcatgttttatttttagatggtCACAAGGAGCCGCCTAGTAGGTTAAACAAGTCACACTGCCCAGTCATATTATGCCCCAAGCACACTattacacacgcacacacacatccaaaaACAAGGACTTCTCTTTCTACCTTTAAAGTTTTCtaagataaagaaagaaagaaagaaagaaagaaagaaagaaagaaagaaagaaagaaagaaagagagtcTAATAGAGAAATACAAACTGTCAAAAGTAAAGTTTCCACCCTGaatatgttgagtttttttgttttttgtttcaataacaccTCACTGCTCTGTGTGGGCAGCAAACTGACACTTTATCTCTCACTTTCTAAGATGTGTCATGGAGACGAATGGAAATATCAGAACGCTTACCATCAATAAGGCGAACCTGGCTGATGATGCTGCATATGAGTGTGTGGTTGGGGACGACAAGTGTTCCACAGAGGTCTATGTCAAAGGTGCATAATCTGTCTTTTGACTGTTTATCAGCAGAAGCAATttgaaattagaaaaaagaaaaaaaaatccatgcaGTTTGAGTTTTATAGCCTTGGACAGGAAGAGATCTAACTTTGTCTTCTGATGGTTGATTCAGAGCCTCCTGTGACCATCACCAAGCTGATGGATGACTATCATGTGGTCGTGGGAGAAAGAGTGGAATTTGAGATTGAGGTGTCCGAGGAGGGTGCACATGTCATGTGGTCAGTAAATATCACAGTATTTTACAACATAAACTCctaaaagactcataaataaattatattcttTAATTTGCAAACACAGTTAGATTTAATATTCATCATTTCCCCCTTATGAATGCAAAACCTATTCTCATTTTCTTATGAATTTAAAGGTACTTTGAGGATCAAGAAATTCATAAAGACAAAGACTCAACAAAGTATCGCTTCAAGAAGGATGGAAAGAAACACACATTCATCATTCAGGAGGCTACACTGGATGACATTGGAATGTACCATGCATGGACAAATGGAGGACATACCAAAGGAGAACTGGAGGTGGAAGGTACCCCATTGAAAAACACAAGATCATCCCACTCggttcttattttattttgaatgtatgtgttttttttttttgtttgttttttttgtttgttttgttttgttttgtttttctttcctttttaagcATCTGAAACCTGGTCActttcataaaaagaaaaatggtttagCCAGTACAGACTACATTTTAGAGACATTTACTATATTTAGTGCATGTTTTCTGTCACTTAAATGTACGAAGCTGCTCAGTGCAAAGGATGTGGCTGAATTAGTGCCCAAGGGATTTTTGTTATGAAGAGAAAGTAACCAGTCATGACAGCGCATGTCAAACTTTTTCCATCATTCTTCTCTGTGTCTCTTTACCTTCATAGTCTCTGTCTCTTGCCTGCTGTCCTTTGTGGTTTTCATTGTCTTCTTCAGAAAAGGAGCTGGAGGTGTTGCAGGACATCGCTGATCTGACAGTCAGGGCAACAGACCAGGCTTTATTCAAGTGTGAAGTGTCCGATGACAAGGTCACAGGCAAGTGGTACAAAGATGGAGTGGAGGTCCTGCCAAGTGATCGCATCAAAATGACTCACATTGGAAGGTGCGGGTGACAGCAGACATATCCAGGCCCTAGATCAaaaattttttttcagatttttcttttttggttcaaagtgaaaaaaagacagatttatTTTTGCCCATTTATCCTGCTGGGATATGCTTTCTTCAGGTTTCACCGGCTGATTATTGATGACGTCAAGCAGGAGGATGCTGGAGACTATACATTTGTTCCTGACGGATATGCTCTTTCACTTTCTGCCAAACTCAACTTCTTGGGTGAGAAACACAAAATGATTGCAAAGTTTCCATGTGTAGATTAATTGCATCTACATGAATTATATTTTcaactcttcttctctctcaAAACAGAAATTAAGATTGACTATGTACCCAGACAAGGTAGGTGATCTAATTTTTGTCTCTGATCATAAGTatactaaatattttttgtttttctctcagatATTGAAAATCTAGTATAGAGCTGCTGTCCTTAGAGAATCATGCTCCACTCAGACTCTCTATTTGTATACTGTTTATTAACCAGATCCTCCAAAGATCCACCTGGACACCACTGGAAACATGGTTTCCCAGAACACCATCATCGTGGTGGCGGGCAACAAACTTCGTTTGGATGTGGAGATCACAGGAGAACCTGCACCCACTGTGGTTTGGTCCAAAGGAGAACAAGTAAGGAACTGAAAAATTTTTCCATAAAATTTATCACAAAGTGTTCAATAAATTATTACTATATAAGCTTACTTAACAAAGCAAGGTCAGGCAAATAATGTGGACTATACTTTGCACTTTGCACATGACAAACCGTCCATCACCAAACAAGTCAGCGTAATCTAATTTCATCCTTGCTGTGAAATaagcaacaacaataaaatactaaaaacgCTTAATAAAAATTCTACAACTATGAGATTTTTAGATTATGTAAAGACTGGGCATAATAAGGAGGAGAAAAATAGTTTCTGATTCATTCGATGTGCCATCCTCCAAAACGTTCTTGAGGACCACAAGTATATAAATCCCAGGATGAGACCAGGTTGACTGTGCCTATGATTTCCCTACATCTCTACTTAACCACATAACTGCTATAAAATTGAGATTTGGGaaagtttttattgattaaattaaattaaattaaattaaattaaattaaattaaattaaattaaattaaattaatcacaGTCAAAGTGCACATCTAGTTAATGTatattatgttatgttttaaaGAGTCCACCTGTATGACACTCACTCTTTGATTAACTCATTGTAGCTGACTCATGCACTATTCTAAAGCTTTACTCTCATCCTAACTAATCTGACTTCTGCACCCATAAAAACCTTTTCATTTAAGGTTATTTTGCACCAAACTAGTGTAAATGGACATCTCATTGTTATATATTTATGGTGCTACTCACTCTTCCTACATTTTAGCCAGTCACAGAAACCGAAGGGCGTGTTAGAGTAGAGGCCAGGAAAGACCTCAGCTGCTTTGTTATCGAGGGGGCAGAAAGAGAGGATGAGGGCAACTACACCATCTGTGTTACCAACCCAGCTGGAGAGGACAAAGCCATGCTGTTTGTGAAGATTGTGGGTATGTGAAGGTTTCACATATCCCTTAGTGTAATCTAGTATCAAAGTGTGCTGTGTTCGAAATTCACGAAATTCAAGTTCCAACATCAATCTTGATTTAGACGTGCCTGACCCTCCTGAGAACGTCAAATGCACAGGAGTGGGAGAGGACTGTGCCAGCATCATTTGGGACCCTCCTAAATTTGATGGCGGTGCACCAGTCAAAGGTAAATAATGGCAAATAGAATGCTGCAAATAAGAGAGCagaaaatttaatttgtttaatagtGTGTATTTCAACTtgaattattatttcttatcCCGCCAGGGTATCTCatggagagaaagaagaaaggctCCTCCAGATGGACTAAGCTCAACTTTGATGTATATGAATCAACTACATATGAGGCTAAGAGGATGATTGAAGGAATTTTGTATGAGATGAGGGTCTTTGCAATTAACAGCATTGGCATGTCTCCACCAAGTCTAAGCTCCAAACCTTTCATGCCGATTGGTGAGTTTCACTGCCATCTTTATTAAATCTCTCAGATTCATCGTGTCAGTGTCATTGTGTTTCACCCCTCTTTGGCCAAGTCAGTCAGTTATTCTCTTGAGTCTCCTTTTCTGTCTCCTTCAGCCCCAACTAGTGAGCCAACACGTCTGACAGTCCACGATGTGACAGACAGCACATGCAGCTTGAAATGGCTCGCCCCAGAGAAGATTGGAGCCGGGGGCCTGGATGGCTATATTATTGAATACTGCAAGGAGGGAGGTAATGAGACCACCATTATACTTACAGTAGTGTTTTTAACTTTGATAGATAACTGAAAAACAGTTCtttcagaagaaaacaaaaacaagactgaAATCCCCCTCCACTGTGATTTACCACATACAGTTCTATTTTTTCATCAGACACTGAGTGGGTGGCGGCAAACAAGGATCTGTGTGATAGGCAGGGATTTGTAGTGCGTGGCCTTCCCGTGGGAGAGAAGATCAACTTCAGGGTAGTGGCAGTAAACGTTGCTGGTCGCAGTCCACCTGCTACACTAGCACAGCCTGTCACCATCCGTGAGATAGTTGGTGAGTCAGACAGGTTTACATGTTAAAAGCAACTAATTACTTTGTTGCTTATTTATATGCGTTTTGTACGTTTTTTTTAGGACTTTCTATGGTTTATGTTTGGTAGATCTAAAGAGATGTCTCCTGCTTTAATTGGTCTCCCAATCTGTTTTAGAACATCCAAAGATCCGCCTTCCTCGTGACCTGAGAACAAAGTACATCAGGAAAGTAGGAGAAAAGATCAACCTGACCATCCCCTTCCAGGTTAGAGCAGTCATGTTAACTTGTGCCAATAATTAAGTAGAATTAGCATCACAAGACAAGGAACCCTTTTTTCTCCAAGACTGGGAAGCAACttaatcaataaataatgatccacttctaaaaaaaaaaaaaggtgctttAGTTAGATCATTTAATcccaattttaaaaagttgagaCATGTAAAATTTGTAATTTACCAAATTGTgactcatctgaccacagaataGTTTTCCTCTTTGACTCAGTCCATTTTGAATCAGCTTTGTCCCAGAGAAGGCGGTGCCATTTCTGTTCACACGTAACTTTGTCTTAGGAAAGGAGAgctaaaacctgcatttgtgtaTGACATGTGCTCTTGGGAAAAGATTCTGGAAATGTTCCTATAGGAATTATGCtccaaatttaaaaagcagttttagATTGCTGAAGATTTGCTCGGCTACCTAGCTAAGAAACTCTGCTTCTTTAAGGTGCTCATGTTATACTccatcatgttactgacctgttacctaATATTACCTCCACGAAGGCAGAGGTCTCGTGTATTTCAGGAgaactaatatttttttaaaaatagtcaaaTATCTCATTTTCAAAGTTGAGAAAGTTTTCTGTATGATAAATTGACTAACATAATAGCTTGAAATATGGCTAATgactttttgtttacatttggcATCTCCAACTTttgttgtgacatgtttgtgtaaATCTGCTTGAGGACTTTTATGCTAGTCTGATATATCAAGTTATGTTTTATAGGGTAAGCCACGCCCTGTTGCAACCTGGTACAAGGATGGTCAACAAATTGACCCCAAAATGGTCAACGTTCGGAACTCAAATGTGGACAGCATCCTCTTCATTCGCTCAGCTGAGAGAGAGCACTCAGGAACATATGAACTAGTTCTTCAGATTGAGAACATGGAGGACAGAGCGACCATTAGCATCAGGATTATTGGTATTGTATCAAGACAATAATGAGTCTTATCAATGAAAGTTGCCATCTAAGTGATAAAACACACATGACTGTGTAAAATTAATCACAGTTTCAGAATTGTAATTTCACTCAAAAATGCTTGATGCATACAGAGAAGCCTGGGCCTCCTCTGAATGTCCGGGTGACTGATGTATGGGGCTTCAATGCAGCGCTGGAATGGGACCCCCCCAAAGATGATGGCAACAGTGAGATTATTGGATACATGATCCAGAAAGCTGACATGAAGACCAAGGTGAGAAATGAAAAAGTAGAAGTGTTTCTAGCCttgcttcttttaaaaatgacctTACAAGACAAAGTTAGGATCTGtggttatttatatatatataaacttgtggcttctttttttatttttacaggaaTGGTTCACTGTTTATGAGCATAACAGAAGGACAAACTGCACGGTTTCAGATCTGGTCATGGGCAATGAATATATGTTCCGCATCTACAGCGAGAACCTTTGCGGCCTGAGTGAGGAACCGCGCCTCAGCAAGAACACAGCCGTCATTGCTAAGACAGGTGTGACAGTGTGTGCATGAGCAACATCTCAGCCAATGTATGCAGGATGTGGGCTGTATGTTTAGCTTTGAAGTGTAAGCTGTATTCTTCCCTGGCAACCATCTGttatgtgaaaatgtgaaatccACCACCTTTCTGCAttttacacaaaatgaaaaatatttctctggcatccatctttttttttttccaaaggttTGGAGCATAAAATAAACCCCTACAAGGAAAAAGACATGTCCTGTGCACCCAAGTTTACTCAGCCCCTGATGGATAGATCTGTTGTAGCCGGTTACAGCACTGCCATCAGCTGTGCTGTGAAAGGCTTCCCCAAGGTGAGAAAAAATTAGGAAAATTACAGGGAATTGTGCATCTGGTTAAAAAGGTTGTGTTTTGTAACAGGCTATTTAAGACTACaacttatatatttatttaaaatacttgAATAGTTTTATTGCATCCATTATTTTAATCAATGAAACTTGTCTGTATCTTAGCCAAAGATTGTTTGGATGAAGAACAAAATGATCATTGGGGAGGATCCCAAGTATTTGATGCAGAACAATCAAGGAGTGCTGACCCTCAACATCCGTAAGCCAAGCACCTTTGACGGTGGCCAGTATTCTTGCATGGCTGTCAACGACTTGGGCAAGGATGAAGTGGAGTGCAAGCTGGATGTCCGAGGTGAGAACAGAAAGAATCTGAGACGACAATTACTATGTTTTGGGTTTTATTATGGTAGTagaaactcaaaacaaaaagataagcctgctcattaaaaataaatgcaacctACAGGATGCAAAGAGGCCTTAAACTAACCGAGACACTATTTATGTCTCAATTGCCACATCCACCACATCCCAGCATACAATTCTGGGGTGACAGCTATGGATAATTTGTGGAAAAGTTGAAAAACTTTATCATGTTTCTTGTCAGAGTATTTTACTGCACATTGTTTGTTATAATATGTGTGCTTATTTCAACAAGGCCTAACATCACCTTTCCTGTCATTTCACAGTTTTCATAGAGGCAGACAAGAAATGAGAAACCGAACAGCAAAGAATGTGAAATCATATGAACCAAAACCTGAATGAAGAGTGAATGTCACTAAGAATGGTACACATTGTCAAGAGtgaatcaaataaatttaattgatGCCTGTTACAATTTCTGTCAATTTGTAATACATCTTATTTCTTGCTTTAAGATCACTTTTGTGAATATTGAaatcatacacacaaaattcaaAGAAGAAAAGACCTCCTAAACTTTCCACACAAAATCCAAATATTAAACTGATTCATAATATATATAGTACATGATTATGAGAAGTGTTTCCACTTTGACGATGCATAGTTATGTAATTTTTACACTTGTGTGGTAATCGTTTACACTACACGCCCCTAGAGTAGTTTGTCCTCCGCCTGTGGATGGCCATCCCTATACTGAACAGCAGTGCCACTGCCAGGAGTCCCACTGCCACTGCAAGTGCTGTGATGATACCTATGAGAGAcaacaattaaatgttttagtaCATATAAATgtaagatattttaaaaaaaaccttgacaTATTGACAATAAGCAGTATttcattgagaaaaaaaaagtataccTACACTGGGTCCACAAAGTGACTGTTATAATGATGCTGTGTACTGAAGCAGAAGCAAATGAtagtgcagaaaaataaaaaatacaagataTTCACCTGTGCTCGACCACTTTGTCCTAAACCCGCATTCAACCTCCCATTCATCTGTCATTACGTCCTGCACCAGCTCAGTGAACAGCGACAAAGGGCAGGGGTTCAACCCGTTGCATCCTGGCACCGGGATGGGGTAGGGGTCACGCCAGGATTCATTGCGATAATAAAGTGCCAGTGAATAGGATCTGAGTAATTATTAGCATGAATACAATGGGATTACACAGTTATGGGAAGTGTTATTTAAATGAGATTGTATCATGCTCTGATTTGGCCATTGCAGTCCTGGATAGATGCCTGATTTTCACTCAACTGAAAAGAGAAATACTTCTGAATGGTTGTGCAGCTAAACAGTGGAATGCAAAAgctccaaatgtgtgtgtgtgtgtgtgtgtgtgtctgcaacTGACCTACATAACATACTTGAATATGCAAAGAGAAAAGTGCATGAAGTCATTACCCATCATACTCCTGGTAGAACTCAAAGAGTTGACAGGCAGCGTAGGGAGGAAGAAGCCCGTTGTACACGTCCAGAGCTGCCTGGAGGGTGATGAGTGTAGAGTCATGCTGGAAAGAGGAACGAGCATCGCAGCAAAAAGGAGGTGAGGAGATGATAACCAGCAGTTTGTGAGATAGATtataaatgtgtgcatgtatcCAAACAATAAACTTACAGCAGAGTAGATAATGAATTTGAGAGTTTTTCCTTGCTCCACAGCATCAGAGAAATTCCTCAAGATGGCGTTTAGTAGGACCCCTGGTAAATTAACAGTGTCAAGACTGCAAATGAATTTTCCTCAGACACCAACACAATCCTTTTGACCTTATTGAGCATCTTGTTTAAGCTATGTAATCATGTCCCATTAGCTCATATGTGTTAATATTCCTTTGGGAAACATGACCCTGTGCTTTACACTGTCAAAGATATTAACAAAGCCTTAGCCAGCAGTTGCATTAGATGCATAGAGCTTTTTTCaactaatatttattttctcctaAATACCCTGTAAATGAATTGCCTCTAGTTGACTCCCCTACCTCCCGAGAGCTTGGCCTTCTCTTTCCGCTTGTGACTGAGAATGCTGTATTTGACCTCAAAGGTTGCTATTCCCTTTAAGGTTTCCAGGACATCTTGGGTGGCCCATTGTGGGAGAGTTAAGTTATGAATCCTCtgcacaagaaaatagaaataattttggTGCCACTAATCACATTTCACgacacacaaacatcaacaAATAAGGGCTAAATGGCTGTATTGCTTCGTTTCTATTATCCCATCTATTTTTGAGCTACTCGGCAGATAACAGATGCTCATTTTGCAAGTGTGAATGAGCGCATTCAACCTGGCCCAGAATCCACACGTCATAacgctttaattattatttccatATGTTGTCCTATTCATGTCCGATTTTAAGTATGAAAATAATTTCCCTACACTTCCAGCccatttttcatttctcttcGGATGTGTTGAGAAAAGCAGATTATGCCTCTTTCTTCACTTTGTCTTTCACACTGTTTATTCTGCAGCTTCTAATTGATTCTTGATCTTGGTTTTTGAATTTGCATTCTGTACAATGCAGGTTATTGGCAAGCCTCATAATGTTGAAATTCTAGCTGTGAGATATAcctgacaggtgagggtgtcataGACCCTCCATATTTTTTTACCAACCAGCTTGGACACAGGGTAGCCAGTGTGGTTGGAGAGACCTTCCACAAAGTACTgcaaggtaaaaacaaaaaggacatcAATTAAAACCCTAATACTCCAGGGAAAACATTACTTTAATTACCATTTTTCTGAGTATAATTAAACTTTTTGTGGCTTTTTATGGAGGAACATTAGCATAACTGTTTGTAGATTAAAATTTCAAATAGCATAGTGCATGTTCAGTTCAAAGGATTAAAAGGATTTACAGGTGCAGTGGTTGTTGCTCATCAGACAACACTGTGACAAATGATTCCACCTGGTTTATGCATATACCTTACAGGTACAGTGCCTCCAGCAGAGGGTGTTAAAATTCAACACAGGAGGTCTTGGCCTGATCTCAATCACCATCTCAACAGGCAGCACATGGGACcctgtttaattaaaactgtttcattGTAATTCTTTATCTAATTCAATACAACCGTTAATTAGTGTCTCTGAGAATGTGAGAGAAATTGCACTGTGCAGCTTTTTGTAGGCATTGGAGTCACCGTGCCTGAGAAAAATCAGTGA
This genomic interval carries:
- the mybpc2b gene encoding myosin binding protein Cb isoform X1 — translated: MPEPVPEATPAGEDAPPANGAGSDADEDAEANAAAQEPGSTELSGLFVEKPPSNVVAVAGMDVTFTAKVDSSTLTRKPTMKWLKGKWLDLGSKAGKHMQFKETYDRNTKIYTYEMKIIKVVPGDAGGYRCEVTAKDKCDSSIFEISVEAAHQEEQADILSAFKRADAGEDEGDLDFSALLKATKKKKKPQKEEPEIDVWELLKSAHPSEYEKIAFTYGITDLRGMLKRLKKMKEVPKHSEAFLKRLESCYSVEKGKKIVMSCEVLDPNAQVKWLKNGQEIKPSAKCVMETNGNIRTLTINKANLADDAAYECVVGDDKCSTEVYVKEPPVTITKLMDDYHVVVGERVEFEIEVSEEGAHVMWYFEDQEIHKDKDSTKYRFKKDGKKHTFIIQEATLDDIGMYHAWTNGGHTKGELEVEEKELEVLQDIADLTVRATDQALFKCEVSDDKVTGKWYKDGVEVLPSDRIKMTHIGRFHRLIIDDVKQEDAGDYTFVPDGYALSLSAKLNFLEIKIDYVPRQDPPKIHLDTTGNMVSQNTIIVVAGNKLRLDVEITGEPAPTVVWSKGEQPVTETEGRVRVEARKDLSCFVIEGAEREDEGNYTICVTNPAGEDKAMLFVKIVDVPDPPENVKCTGVGEDCASIIWDPPKFDGGAPVKGYLMERKKKGSSRWTKLNFDVYESTTYEAKRMIEGILYEMRVFAINSIGMSPPSLSSKPFMPIAPTSEPTRLTVHDVTDSTCSLKWLAPEKIGAGGLDGYIIEYCKEGDTEWVAANKDLCDRQGFVVRGLPVGEKINFRVVAVNVAGRSPPATLAQPVTIREIVEHPKIRLPRDLRTKYIRKVGEKINLTIPFQGKPRPVATWYKDGQQIDPKMVNVRNSNVDSILFIRSAEREHSGTYELVLQIENMEDRATISIRIIEKPGPPLNVRVTDVWGFNAALEWDPPKDDGNSEIIGYMIQKADMKTKEWFTVYEHNRRTNCTVSDLVMGNEYMFRIYSENLCGLSEEPRLSKNTAVIAKTGLEHKINPYKEKDMSCAPKFTQPLMDRSVVAGYSTAISCAVKGFPKPKIVWMKNKMIIGEDPKYLMQNNQGVLTLNIRKPSTFDGGQYSCMAVNDLGKDEVECKLDVRVFIEADKK
- the mybpc2b gene encoding myosin binding protein Cb isoform X4, with the translated sequence MPEPVPEATPAGEDAPPANGEPGSTELSGLFVEKPPSNVVAVAGMDVTFTAKVDSSTLTRKPTMKWLKGKWLDLGSKAGKHMQFKETYDRNTKIYTYEMKIIKVVPGDAGGYRCEVTAKDKCDSSIFEISVEAAHQEEQADILSAFKRADAGEDEGDLDFSALLKATKKKKKPQKEEPEIDVWELLKSAHPSEYEKIAFTYGITDLRGMLKRLKKMKEVPKHSEAFLKRLESCYSVEKGKKIVMSCEVLDPNAQVKWLKNGQEIKPSAKCVMETNGNIRTLTINKANLADDAAYECVVGDDKCSTEVYVKEPPVTITKLMDDYHVVVGERVEFEIEVSEEGAHVMWYFEDQEIHKDKDSTKYRFKKDGKKHTFIIQEATLDDIGMYHAWTNGGHTKGELEVEEKELEVLQDIADLTVRATDQALFKCEVSDDKVTGKWYKDGVEVLPSDRIKMTHIGRFHRLIIDDVKQEDAGDYTFVPDGYALSLSAKLNFLEIKIDYVPRQDPPKIHLDTTGNMVSQNTIIVVAGNKLRLDVEITGEPAPTVVWSKGEQPVTETEGRVRVEARKDLSCFVIEGAEREDEGNYTICVTNPAGEDKAMLFVKIVDVPDPPENVKCTGVGEDCASIIWDPPKFDGGAPVKGYLMERKKKGSSRWTKLNFDVYESTTYEAKRMIEGILYEMRVFAINSIGMSPPSLSSKPFMPIAPTSEPTRLTVHDVTDSTCSLKWLAPEKIGAGGLDGYIIEYCKEGDTEWVAANKDLCDRQGFVVRGLPVGEKINFRVVAVNVAGRSPPATLAQPVTIREIVEHPKIRLPRDLRTKYIRKVGEKINLTIPFQGKPRPVATWYKDGQQIDPKMVNVRNSNVDSILFIRSAEREHSGTYELVLQIENMEDRATISIRIIEKPGPPLNVRVTDVWGFNAALEWDPPKDDGNSEIIGYMIQKADMKTKEWFTVYEHNRRTNCTVSDLVMGNEYMFRIYSENLCGLSEEPRLSKNTAVIAKTGLEHKINPYKEKDMSCAPKFTQPLMDRSVVAGYSTAISCAVKGFPKPKIVWMKNKMIIGEDPKYLMQNNQGVLTLNIRKPSTFDGGQYSCMAVNDLGKDEVECKLDVRVFIEADKK
- the mybpc2b gene encoding myosin binding protein Cb isoform X3; protein product: MPEPVPEATPAGEDAPPANGAGSDADEDEPGSTELSGLFVEKPPSNVVAVAGMDVTFTAKVDSSTLTRKPTMKWLKGKWLDLGSKAGKHMQFKETYDRNTKIYTYEMKIIKVVPGDAGGYRCEVTAKDKCDSSIFEISVEAAHQEEQADILSAFKRADAGEDEGDLDFSALLKATKKKKKPQKEEPEIDVWELLKSAHPSEYEKIAFTYGITDLRGMLKRLKKMKEVPKHSEAFLKRLESCYSVEKGKKIVMSCEVLDPNAQVKWLKNGQEIKPSAKCVMETNGNIRTLTINKANLADDAAYECVVGDDKCSTEVYVKEPPVTITKLMDDYHVVVGERVEFEIEVSEEGAHVMWYFEDQEIHKDKDSTKYRFKKDGKKHTFIIQEATLDDIGMYHAWTNGGHTKGELEVEEKELEVLQDIADLTVRATDQALFKCEVSDDKVTGKWYKDGVEVLPSDRIKMTHIGRFHRLIIDDVKQEDAGDYTFVPDGYALSLSAKLNFLEIKIDYVPRQDPPKIHLDTTGNMVSQNTIIVVAGNKLRLDVEITGEPAPTVVWSKGEQPVTETEGRVRVEARKDLSCFVIEGAEREDEGNYTICVTNPAGEDKAMLFVKIVDVPDPPENVKCTGVGEDCASIIWDPPKFDGGAPVKGYLMERKKKGSSRWTKLNFDVYESTTYEAKRMIEGILYEMRVFAINSIGMSPPSLSSKPFMPIAPTSEPTRLTVHDVTDSTCSLKWLAPEKIGAGGLDGYIIEYCKEGDTEWVAANKDLCDRQGFVVRGLPVGEKINFRVVAVNVAGRSPPATLAQPVTIREIVEHPKIRLPRDLRTKYIRKVGEKINLTIPFQGKPRPVATWYKDGQQIDPKMVNVRNSNVDSILFIRSAEREHSGTYELVLQIENMEDRATISIRIIEKPGPPLNVRVTDVWGFNAALEWDPPKDDGNSEIIGYMIQKADMKTKEWFTVYEHNRRTNCTVSDLVMGNEYMFRIYSENLCGLSEEPRLSKNTAVIAKTGLEHKINPYKEKDMSCAPKFTQPLMDRSVVAGYSTAISCAVKGFPKPKIVWMKNKMIIGEDPKYLMQNNQGVLTLNIRKPSTFDGGQYSCMAVNDLGKDEVECKLDVRVFIEADKK